The Pirellulaceae bacterium DNA segment ATCGACGAAGGTTCCGTCGGAGGTTACATCGAGATAATCCTCTCCGAACGCGACTTTGCCCGCCGGTCGAAGTGGTGATTCGGTAATACCGATCTGGCCCACTTCAATAACCGTCGCTGTGATCTCCGTCTTGGCTTGTTGGGTATTGAGCGATTCGGAGATCGCGGTTTTTGGTGGGGCAAGTGTAAATCGATTCAAGACAGGAATGCTTCCCAGTCGTGTGGTGATCCACACTGCTGCAATCAGGAAGACGAGAGCAGCACTGATTAGAATCAACAAACTCTGACCGAGAGAGTTCAAATCGCTACCTGTTTCTGGGATCAAGAATGGTTCGCTGGCGAAAACAAGGCCGAGGGTGAACAGGGTGATCCCGGTGATTCCCCAGATGCCAAATCCAGGAATGACAAATAATTCCACTACAATCAGGGCGATGCCCGAGATACAGAGAATGACTTCGAGCCATTCGGCTGTTCCTCCGAGGAAACGACTCCAGAAGAACAGACCAAAACAGATGGTTGCGACCAGACCGCCGATACCGAGTCCGGGTGAAAGAAATTCGATATAGAGGGCGATCAACGCCACCACCAACAACGCGCCCGTCATGAAGGGGTTATTGAGTATCAACACGGCCTGATCGACAGCATTCCACTCCAAATCAACCCACTCTTTGGCCCGGTAGCGTTCTTGAAGCTCTTTTCGATCCGATACATTGGCGTCTGCCAGATCGAGTTCCACAGCACGCCGCCCATTCACTTCCAGGAAATGTGCCTTGCGAGATTCGAGCACTGGCTTGATGATTTTCCATGCCTCGGGAGCATCACTTGCGTCGATCTCTGCTTGGGACATAAACGTTTGCTGGCCAGTGTCTTCGTTTTGAACCTGAAAGACTTCCAGATCCATATCGACCATCGCTTCGGCGAGGGCTGGAGGTCGATTTTGAGATTCGGCCAAGTCTCGAACACGTCGAGCCAAGTCGGTACGTATTTTTTCCGGAGCGTGGCGAAAGAGGAAATCTTCGCGCATGAATACGGGGCCCGCGTCGCCAAACACGGCTTGGGGTCCGAGTACGATTTCATCACAACCGAGCGCGAACAGTGCGGCTCCGCTTAGTGCCTCACGCGGAATATAGGCAACTGTGCGGGCGAAGGGTAGATCGCGCAGTTTGGCTGCAATACGCATGGTCGCCTCGACCTCTCCACCGGGACTGTCGATCTCTATCACCACCACATCAGCCTTCAAGCGTTCTGCCTCATCCAGCTTGCGATAGAGGTATTGTTCGCTGAGCGACTGGATCGGGCCGTTGAATTCGATCAAGACGACTCGCTCGGGAGCCGCCAACTTTTCCTGGGCCGATGCGCTCGTCCGGCTGGATGATCCTAAAGCGATCATCCAGATCAACCAGGACAGTATTTTTATGGCCGTTACAGCATCGTTAGCGATCATCGAGATTTACCACTGGTCGGCTGCGTAGATGCGTTGAGCAGCGATCCATTCATTCTCCTTCGGTCGACACTCGAGGCCGACAAAGCCGTCATAGCCAAGCTCCTTTATTTCTTGGAAAACGCGGGTGTAATTCACTTCGCCCGTCCCCGGTTCGTGACGGCCCGGATTGTCAGCCAGTTGCAAGTAACCCACGTAATCGAATCCTTCTCGTAGCTTCATGCAAAGGTCGCCCTCCACGATTTGCATGTGGTAAAGATCCCAATTAATTTTCACGTTTGGCGAATCAACCGCTTTGCAGATATTGATTGCGTCGCCGCTGCCGTAAAGGCAATGTCGTGGATGGTCGCGAGGATTCATCGGTTCGATGATGATTGTTTTTTTTCGCTTTTCGCAGAGCGGAGCGACTCGCTTTAGGCCCTTGATCGCGGCCGTGTGCATCTGGGCCTTGCTCACGCCAGGGATGTCGTTGCCGATGACGACGGTAAACAACGAGCAGTCAAGCTGATCTGCCACATCACAGCTAGTTGCGATTTTTCGCTCAAACTTGTCGTGGTCAAATTCCGGGTTGTTCAGTTCAGTGCCAAATCCCCAAGCGGTGAATTGAGACACGGCCATTTTTTTGTCTCGGAGTAATTGGGCCGCTTCCTTGATCGGTTTGTTTTCGTAGGGCCAAAACTCAATGGCAGGAAACCCCATTTCAGCGGCAGTTGAGATCTTTTGCAAGAATGGCTTGTTACCAAACCACATTTCGACATTCACTGCAAAAAGTGTGTTGGGGGTCTTTCCGGGTTTCGCGACATCGGCCGCTCGCGTTTCCGTTGGGCGGATCGCAAGGGCTGCCGCCGTGACTCCAACGCTCGTGCCAATGAATGATCGCCGTCCCAGACCTTTATTCGGTTTTGACATGTCTGATTCCTGCTGGTGAAAGTGACGTCTCATTGTAGTTGGATAACCAGTTTCCGCGAATGCCCTGATTGTAATCGAGCGAAGGGTAACCGTTCGACGGCTTGCGTCGTAGCGGAACGTCAGCGATATTTGGAGCCAATTCAGCCATGTTGTTCCAACTTTTTTCCGAAAATCTTCTGCGAGCGACCTGATGGAACTCGAAAAACTCACGCCGCCAGCAACGTTAGGCGAAGGTCCTTGCTGGCACGAAGGAGAACAAGTCCTGTACTGGGTCGATATTTTGGGGCGGAAGTTGCATCGCTTCGATCCTGCCGGCGAGAAAGACAATCATTGGGAATTCGACCAGCTGATCGGAACCGTTGCACCCCGAGCTCAAGGTGGATTGATCATCTCTTTGGAAAACGGTTTCGCATCATTTGACCCTTCCTCCGGTAAGGTTGAACCCTGGGAGTCTGTCGAAACCTCGCCGGAAACCCGTTTTAATGACGGCAAATGTGACCCGGCCGGTCGATTCTGGTGTGGGTCAATGGATAAGGCCGAGGAACGCACCCTGGGTATGCTCTATCGCGTGACTGCCGATCATGTCGTGACCAAGGTATTGGGGCCCGTCGGTATTTCTAACGGAATGGGTTGGAGTCCGGATCAAACGAAGATGTATTACATCGATTCACCCACCCGAAAAGTGTTCGTCTTTGACTATGACGCTGCTTCGGGTGAAATCATGAATCGGCGGCCATTGTTCGAACTGACAGAAAAAGACGGGTGGCCCGATGGCATGACAGTTGATCAAGATGGGAAAATATGGCTTGCCCAATGGGCGGGGGCTTGTGTGACGCGTCGTGATCCGGAATCAGGCAAAACGCTTGATCGCATTGATACGCCAGCACCCCATACCTCAGCTTGTTGTTTTGGTGGCCCTGATCTTACCGATCTTTACATCACAACGGCGCGCAAGGGATTGTCCGACGAACAGTTGGAGCAGTATCCCGATTCGGGATGTCTTTTTCGTTTAAAGACATCCACGAAAGGGAGTCCAACTTATCCGTTTGCTGGGTGATCGTCGCACGCCTACCGCATCACCCGACGATGATGGGTTAGCGGTCATTTCGTTGGTACGGTTAACTTGATGTTTCGGTAGGCAACGGCTCCGTGATCGCCTTGGAACATCAGTGGTCCGGTGGCTGCTTCGCCTTGGCCGAGATTCCCGCCGGTTGGTTGCTTGACTTCGACGTTTTCCTGGATCAGTTGGCCATTCAAGAGCACTCGCTTGAAGATCCCGTTTGCTATCTTCTTGTCGCCGTCGAACCGTGGGGCTTGGAAATCGATTGTGAACGTTTGCCATTGACCGGGAGCTTTGGCTGCATTTACGCGCGGTGCTTCTGCGCCGTAGATGCCCCCGATGTCGCCTGCTCCAATCTTTTCGCGACCGAAACTATCCAAGACCTGGATCTCATAGTTGCCATGCAGGTAAATGCCTGAGTTTGATCCTTTGGGAACCATGACTTCAAGTTCCAACAAACAGTCACCAAACTTTTCCTCGGTGAAAATGTCAACTCCCCCTGCCTTCAAGTTGACCAGTTGGCCAGTGTTCCCTTTTAACTGAAGCTTGGATGGATCGTTTGGGGCCAGCGTGACGGAGCCAGCTTGCCAATGGCTACCGGTTGGCCGTTTAAGTTTCCACCCGTCAAGGTTGTTTCCTCGAAACGGCTCGATGGTGGTAGTTTGGGTGGGCGAGTTACGCAAGCTTGCACTTGGAGTTGTATCTGCGTTGAGATCGCCCAGGGCAAATTGGATCCCGGCTAGATAATGTTGCAGCACCGTCGGGTTCCAGAAGATGTGGTCGTTATGACCAAGCACCGTATAGAACACTCGTCCCTTTCCAAAGTCACGGATCCAGCTGATTGCGTAATCATTATCAGATCGAGCGCCACGACTGACGTCGAATTTGCTGTTGTCGAGACTGAGCAAAACTCGCAGCGCGTCTCGGGAATAAGGTTGATAGCCGTTGTAAGATGCGTTTTGAGCGCGAGGGCCGAATTGATAAATCTCATCTTTGACCTCAAAACCATTTTCGGGATCGAACATGCCGGTGAGCGGGTGGTTGGGCGAATCGACCTTCAGTGGGACATTCGTGTGCCATGGATGGCTCGTGAACCAGCCCCCGATCATATCACCGTACTCTTTCCAACTGTAAAACGTGTCGGATGCGGAGTGCGTGCCGACTAATCCCTTGCCATTTTCGACAAACGATTGAAGATTTTTTTTGCGTTGCTCCAACGTCTCCTTTTCCTTGTCGGTCAGGTCACCCTTGCGGGGCGCCAGGCAATCTCCGGTGGTATTCAGCATGATCACCGCGTCAAACTGTTTGAGGGTATCCGCATCGAACATGGCCGGGTCTTCTGAATGCACCGCCGTGTAAGCTCGTGTCTTGTCGCCCATCATTTGAAAGGCTTTGACGCCCGTCGGAATCGAGCCGTGTCGAAAACCGAGCGTCTTGCTGAAGATCAAGACGTTTCGCGGTTGTTGGGGATTTGCAGCAGCTTCAACGGGCAGACCGTCTGCGATCTTCGCAATCACGTCAGAGCTGACTTTTACTTCAGCTTGAGCGTGTGGAATAAAATGAGAAGAGATGAGTAGCGTTGTGGCCGCAAAGATACTCGGGAATCTCATCGTGATGGTCTTTCTAATGGTGGGGTGAACGGGGCGGAATATCCTGGGTTGAATTCGAAAGATTCTTTCGCTGAAGATTCTTTCGCTGCTAATTATAGCTCTCGCGGAAGCAGAATGCGCCTGTCTCGCGGCGGCAGACAGTGCGTTATTGACTGGAGCCGAGCAGTTTCTTCGCGGCAGTAAGAAAAAATGGGTCGATCAGCCGGATTTTAGCTGCCGATTTTCGAGCAACTCGCGATAAATGTCCTGCAGTTGTTCTGTCCGTTGCTCGAAGCTCAGTTCCGATTCGACACGGCGTCGAGCTGCCTGGATCTGTTTTGTCGTTTGGCTTTCGTCAGAGAGAGTTTCTCGAATGGCTTGACTCAATGATGCGATGTCACGCCGATCGGTCACGCGACCGTGAACCCGGTCTCGAATGAGTTGACTGGTTCCTCCGGCGTCGGTGGCGACCACGGGGATTTCCAAAGCCATCGCTTCGACGACCACCGTTGGTGTACCTTCGTAGTCAGAGGTTTGAACGAACAGGTCAAAGGCTTGGTAAGTTTGTTTCATGTTGGCACAATGTCCTAATAAATGACATCGATCCTGGAGATGACGTCGCTGCACATCACGGCGAAGTGAATCCAGAAGACTGCCTTCACCGGCGATCACCAATCGCAGCCGGGAATCGGTTTGACTCAATTGATCAAAAAGTTCGACAAGGAGATCGAAACGTTTTTGGTGTTCGACGCGGCCGGCAGCACCCAACACAATATGCTCAGGAGAAAATCCAAGCTGTCGTCTCGAGATGAGCCTCGCTTCTGCGT contains these protein-coding regions:
- a CDS encoding SMP-30/gluconolactonase/LRE family protein gives rise to the protein MELEKLTPPATLGEGPCWHEGEQVLYWVDILGRKLHRFDPAGEKDNHWEFDQLIGTVAPRAQGGLIISLENGFASFDPSSGKVEPWESVETSPETRFNDGKCDPAGRFWCGSMDKAEERTLGMLYRVTADHVVTKVLGPVGISNGMGWSPDQTKMYYIDSPTRKVFVFDYDAASGEIMNRRPLFELTEKDGWPDGMTVDQDGKIWLAQWAGACVTRRDPESGKTLDRIDTPAPHTSACCFGGPDLTDLYITTARKGLSDEQLEQYPDSGCLFRLKTSTKGSPTYPFAG
- a CDS encoding glycosyltransferase, encoding MSHTLLHRRIRNVTPVPLRPIRVLALRAVDGAGGGADKIMLRNAACVSADRVQMAVCFMHHVDDREYDLADRAAALRLRHYTETHHGPFDGTIFKKIRQITDAFQPDIIHSHDYKASFIATMINRRYKNIIRLATSHGWTGDKIRERHLLYPADKLVLRTFPGIVAVSNQIRDALINSGSQPERIRVVLNGIDPHEFSRNAEARLISRRQLGFSPEHIVLGAAGRVEHQKRFDLLVELFDQLSQTDSRLRLVIAGEGSLLDSLRRDVQRRHLQDRCHLLGHCANMKQTYQAFDLFVQTSDYEGTPTVVVEAMALEIPVVATDAGGTSQLIRDRVHGRVTDRRDIASLSQAIRETLSDESQTTKQIQAARRRVESELSFEQRTEQLQDIYRELLENRQLKSG
- a CDS encoding TIM barrel protein: MSKPNKGLGRRSFIGTSVGVTAAALAIRPTETRAADVAKPGKTPNTLFAVNVEMWFGNKPFLQKISTAAEMGFPAIEFWPYENKPIKEAAQLLRDKKMAVSQFTAWGFGTELNNPEFDHDKFERKIATSCDVADQLDCSLFTVVIGNDIPGVSKAQMHTAAIKGLKRVAPLCEKRKKTIIIEPMNPRDHPRHCLYGSGDAINICKAVDSPNVKINWDLYHMQIVEGDLCMKLREGFDYVGYLQLADNPGRHEPGTGEVNYTRVFQEIKELGYDGFVGLECRPKENEWIAAQRIYAADQW
- a CDS encoding NfeD family protein yields the protein MIANDAVTAIKILSWLIWMIALGSSSRTSASAQEKLAAPERVVLIEFNGPIQSLSEQYLYRKLDEAERLKADVVVIEIDSPGGEVEATMRIAAKLRDLPFARTVAYIPREALSGAALFALGCDEIVLGPQAVFGDAGPVFMREDFLFRHAPEKIRTDLARRVRDLAESQNRPPALAEAMVDMDLEVFQVQNEDTGQQTFMSQAEIDASDAPEAWKIIKPVLESRKAHFLEVNGRRAVELDLADANVSDRKELQERYRAKEWVDLEWNAVDQAVLILNNPFMTGALLVVALIALYIEFLSPGLGIGGLVATICFGLFFWSRFLGGTAEWLEVILCISGIALIVVELFVIPGFGIWGITGITLFTLGLVFASEPFLIPETGSDLNSLGQSLLILISAALVFLIAAVWITTRLGSIPVLNRFTLAPPKTAISESLNTQQAKTEITATVIEVGQIGITESPLRPAGKVAFGEDYLDVTSDGTFVDAGEQVRVIKIQGNRVVVRRLEQN
- a CDS encoding ThuA domain-containing protein, whose amino-acid sequence is MRFPSIFAATTLLISSHFIPHAQAEVKVSSDVIAKIADGLPVEAAANPQQPRNVLIFSKTLGFRHGSIPTGVKAFQMMGDKTRAYTAVHSEDPAMFDADTLKQFDAVIMLNTTGDCLAPRKGDLTDKEKETLEQRKKNLQSFVENGKGLVGTHSASDTFYSWKEYGDMIGGWFTSHPWHTNVPLKVDSPNHPLTGMFDPENGFEVKDEIYQFGPRAQNASYNGYQPYSRDALRVLLSLDNSKFDVSRGARSDNDYAISWIRDFGKGRVFYTVLGHNDHIFWNPTVLQHYLAGIQFALGDLNADTTPSASLRNSPTQTTTIEPFRGNNLDGWKLKRPTGSHWQAGSVTLAPNDPSKLQLKGNTGQLVNLKAGGVDIFTEEKFGDCLLELEVMVPKGSNSGIYLHGNYEIQVLDSFGREKIGAGDIGGIYGAEAPRVNAAKAPGQWQTFTIDFQAPRFDGDKKIANGIFKRVLLNGQLIQENVEVKQPTGGNLGQGEAATGPLMFQGDHGAVAYRNIKLTVPTK